One window of Branchiostoma lanceolatum isolate klBraLanc5 chromosome 6, klBraLanc5.hap2, whole genome shotgun sequence genomic DNA carries:
- the LOC136437404 gene encoding uncharacterized protein codes for MRLDMSDSSPMLMELHPPPHPSQRLSPGATPGSNPSPSPSHSPSCPSPRPSEVETDSLLSFMDTACNSIKLALDRPSRSRRKVNHRKYLQKQIKRCTQKLSPGDGENDDKDDNASDKEAATANKPASRRDSHIGAQSKSLAALFDPNTLKRPVNPAPTRGRTRVPLRKRNLPPSFFTEPGNQSGHRGSLQTCALAGSWPLDGYRHPGVSDSLDIFNPDIADLITNWQDDTGHISDPSMSAMQGNSTMAAAGDHASIMLHMPSQPYGTNFNMTYPQSQNNQGLLTTAPQSWMAGTPSYPSAPSSNYTASREDYSRVGYPSSSSTGMSSSLYAPQVHQMPNGLPDFPQAFGHGQAAIGQQWPNSLCYTYL; via the exons ATGCGGCTGGACATGTCTGACTCTAGCCCCATGCTGATGGAACTCcatccccctccccacccgtCCCAGCGGCTCTCTCCCGGGGCTACCCCCGGGAGTAACCCGTCCCCCTCCCCTAGCCACTCCCCTTCCTGCCCCTCCCCCCGACCGAGCGAAGTGGAGACCGACTCGCTGCTGTCGTTCATGGACACAGCATGTAACAGCATCAAGCTGGCTCTGGACAGGCCGTCAAGGTCACGGCGGAAGGTCAACCACAG GAAGTATTTGCAAAAGCAGATCAAACGGTGCACACAGAAACTGTCCCCGGGGGATGGAGAGAACGACGACAAGGACGACAACGCTTCCGACAAGGAGGCCGCGACAGCAAACAAGCCCGCGTCCCGCCGGGACTCGCACATCGGCGCTCAAAGTAAGTCTCTGGCAGCTTTATTCGACCCCAACACCTTAAAGAGACCCGTCAACCCGGCGCCGACCCGAGGAAGGACACGCGTGCCTCTCCGGAAGAGGAACCTTCCTCCATCTTTTTTCACGGagccagggaaccaatcagGACACCGAGGTTCCCTACAGACATGCGCACTGGCCGGGTCGTGGCCCTTGGACGGATATCGCCATCCGGGAGTTTCCGATTCTCTAGACATCTTCAATCCAGACATTGCCGATCTCATCACGAACTGGCAAGACGACACCGGACACATTTCCGATCCGTCCATGTCGGCCATGCAAGGAAATTCGACCATGGCGGCGGCCGGGGATCATGCCTCCATCATGCTTCACATGCCGTCTCAACCCTACGGAACCAACTTCAACATGACCTACCCCCAGTCGCAGAACAACCAAGGTCTTCTGACAACTGCTCCGCAAAGTTGGATGGCAGGCACCCCTAGCTATCCCTCCGCACCTTCATCAAACTATACCGCCAGTCGGGAGGACTATTCACGGGTCGGGTACCCCTCGTCAAGTTCAACTGGGATGTCAAGTTCACTCTACGCGCCACAAGTTCATCAAATGCCCAACGGTTTGCCGGACTTCCCGCAGGCGTTTGGACATGGTCAGGCAGCCATTGGACAACAGTGGCCCAACTCTTTGTGTTACACGTATCTTTAG